A single Plasmodium knowlesi strain H genome assembly, chromosome: 13 DNA region contains:
- a CDS encoding large subunit GTPase 1, putative, producing MGVHRKNKTKQNNNFMGRSLMRNKLLQKEISDNILYSKIGNDDKKKVSKQISVLDKTPLDDYLDNQLVINSVEVSKVFIQKNEIKEKTKLRDRDKEKDILDIQNILLPIPGRPFLLKHQDKVNIILHERENAPAKKKKKKRKNVKKISFMMSGKSLIPINVRSAKGESSRRRKGRPARKAPKDEEVGAGVLAEGEKVKEEDDEEDNDGDGEDEVEDGDVEAEGEDEYNDDDENDEVDDYDDDNDDDDDNDDDDNNDDDNNDDDDNGDDDFDDEVDDDGEDPAAEGEAPRNLKYMRMYEALGKKYNRMNVQEVLNKESVDKYELEHFVEWRKLLSIVEEEEGYTITPYEKNIEYWRQLWRVIEKCHILFYIIDARNPMFFYCQGLEYYIKKVDPRKAFYIILNKSDFLNHEERKEWLAFFEKKNVKIIFFSALRELYHQNKVIIEDLPLPVEVYTNGVCTSEGMQKKREEMFVTEGMSTLTERLPCDQMNLSPPMTQEENKKEASIDVGHGNLIYEERKNDQTDILSTNEMVSLIQKIKNEKRGEYHDIEIGDYSIPKFMVGFIGFPNVGKSSIINSLVGLKKVSVSRQPGKTKHFQTIPLNRHGFCLCDCPGLIFPSLVFSKYDLILNGVFSVDHYKGNLTDLVQILCNIIPHQLCEKYRIDKSLISQIHLDAENGFEKEKHLYLDATEFLTAFCTSRRYISGGKGGLLNLNFATRLIIRDFITGKLKYNFMPSYLARNAHVYRSGASPGDLLAASERVDQDHFSQDPAEPQEILTTKRKFRYMQKKLVKGKNVMKYTS from the exons atgggagttcatagaaagaacaaaacgaaGCAGAACAACAACTTTATGGGGAGGAGCTTAATGCGAAACAAACTGTTACAGAAAGAAATTTCGGACAACATTTTATATTCAAAAATAGGAAAtgatgataaaaagaaagtgagCAAACAAATTTCCGTTTTGGATAAAACCCCCCTTGATGATTATTTGGATAATCAGCTAGTCATAAACAGCGTTGAGGTGAGCAAAGTGTTTatacagaaaaatgaaataaaggaaaaaacaaaattaagaGATAGGGACAAGGAGAAAGATATTCTGGACATTCAGAACATCCTTCTGCCAATCCCTGGCAGACCATTTCTTTTGAAGCACCAAGACAAGGTCAACATAATTCTCCACGAGAGGGAAAATGCGCcagcgaagaagaagaagaaaaagaggaagaatgtGAAGAAGATTAGCTTCATGATGAGCGGCAAGAGTCTCATACCGATTAACGTGCGGAGCGCGAAGGGGGAGTCGTCACGGAGGCGAAAGGGGCGGCCCGCGAGGAAGGCACCGAAAGATGAGGAGGTGGGGGCGGGAGTTCTTgcagagggggaaaaggtaaaggaggaggacgACGAAGAAGATAACGATGGGGATGGTGAGGACGAAGTGGAGGATGGAGATGTAGAAGCTGAGGGGGAAGACGAatacaatgatgatgatgaaaacgATGAGGTCGACGATTATGATGATgacaacgatgatgatgatgacaacgatgatgatgacaacaATGACGACGACaacaacgatgatgatgacaacgGTGATGATGACTTCGATGATGAGGTGGATGATGATGGGGAAGACCCCGCTGCGGAGGGGGAGGCCCCGCGGAACCTCAAGTACATGCGCATGTACGAGGCGCTAGGAAAAAAGTACAATCGGATGAACGTGCAGGAGGTACTCAACAAGGAAAGCGTGGACAAGTATGAATTGGAACACTTTGTCGAATGGAGAAAGTTGCTAAGCATCgtagaagaggaggaagggtACACAATCACACCGTACGAAAAAAACATTGAGTACTGGAGACAGTTATGGAGAGTGATAGAGAAATGTCACATCCTCTTTTATATTATCGATGCAAGGAATCCTATGTTTTTCTATTGTCAGGGGTTAGAatattatattaaaaaagtaGACCCCAGGAAAGCATTTTACATCATCCTAAATAAGTCTGATTTCTTAAACCatgaggaaaggaaagaatggttagctttttttgaaaagaaaaatgtgaaaattattttcttttctgcctTGAGGGAGTTATACCACCAGAATAAAGTGATCATTGAAGACCTTCCCCTCCCTGTAGAGGTGTACACAAATGGAGTGTGCACTTCGGAAggtatgcaaaaaaaaagggaggaaatgtTCGTGACGGAAGGGATGTCAACATTAACGGAACGGTTACCTTGCGACCAGATGAATCTATCCCCACCCATGACACaggaagagaacaaaaaggaagccTCCATTGATGTGGGGCACGGAAACCTCATTtatgaagaaaggaaaaatgatcAAACGGATATATTAAGCACAAACGAAATGGTTAGTTtaattcaaaaaattaagaatgaaaaaagaggtgAGTACCACGATATAGAAATAGGAGACTACAGTATCCCAAAGTTTATGGTAGGGTTTATTGGTTTTCCTAATGTAGGAAAAAGTTCCATTATCAATTCGCTAGTTGGATTAAAGAAGGTTAGTGTAAGTAGACAACCAGGAAAGACGAAACATTTTCAGACAATTCCGTTAAATCGTCATGGGTTCTGCTTGTGTGATTGTCCCGGATTAATCTTTCCATCTCTTGTGTTTAGTAAATACGACTTAATCCTTAATGGAGTTTTTTCTGTGGATCACTACAAAGGAAACTTAACCGACCTTGTTCAAATTCTGTGTAATATAATACCCCATCAGTTATGTGAGAAGTATAGAATTGATAAGAGCCTCATTTCTCAGATTCACTTAGATGCAGAAAATGGcttcgaaaaagaaaaacatttatATTTAGATGCTACAGAATTTTTAACTGCTTTCTGTACTTCTAGAAGGTACATCTCTGGGGGTAAAGGTGGACTCCTTAATCTTAACTTTGCCACCAGACTTATCATTCGCGACTTCATCACGGGAAAACTCAAATACAACTTCATGCCATCTTACCTTGCTCGTAATGCACACGTATATCGATCGGGCGCATCTCCCGGGGATCTCCTGGCAGCCTCCGAGAGGGTGGACCAAGATCACTTTTCGCAG GACCCGGCCGAGCCTCAGGAAATTCTGACCACCAAGAGGAAGTTCCGTTACATGCAAAAGAAACTAgttaaaggaaagaatgtgaTGAAGTACACCTCCTAA
- a CDS encoding OST-HTH associated domain protein, putative: MGYAHNNRRRNKNLSCSDVGYYLKGKGSLRNCKENNPVELYDQNIHYGGVFHTHNDVLRGGQGMGYFNRRIKNTYNYCRDDVVRENVGEVNYVFYEPLRYPAFKMADRNNRGGPENSVAEKDDAESNERDTSEEDKVVSSVDYPNEQSCGESMTTMNLTRVRKMKKEGECSSGKFHHGENAQVAMKVKKQRSRKNKLEVRVDDHSGDECTQVKNLPGGRKIQKEAKQVDGKRKDHLNTNSTMDSQMSTRLSDGECELPPIEGKRGKTNLFIPITAPRVHRHPSQITNEVKFILHMTILTLYKDQVKPSYKKIKQRLQSFHQNEELKNHFLEICLFLQNEYLVVKSRRNNIFVLLRETPKWFSGWIKTRSFTNPYPEIMWRKFARHLWHVCRAGSWGGPTSSQGHLTLQFAKHLCRKGYLFFQGLDTLLGEHSYLYSGSTYHATSPSTLLHPEHAEYNRQLFTFNLLHDSFSYFSSVNDSAVRIVQSSFVSLYHSILDEDGNRAGSSRTRSSHSSCTESTRLGSAFMESVSIESVSIESVSMESSHVQSSCRDSPGALEPPPWELGIDIYRAADALKNKALPFFRDYSIGKIAHVVQLGLYGGLLHEEGQVIKPACCSRTMAASVWGQASQGDKSNGQMGGQTCHQLSNQMHNQMDEKMVEQMGNYVTGQMSGEEDYPHWSDLLTEQHTLMMNCDFLERQGPHMEQTHMEQMIEGKCGGVPVVPTAEEAKAKIYQLLKGSREKIIFFCSLKDLFFKKFEEVLNPLHFGYTSLIEFLFFQCQEVCKLLLLNRNIILVHPSCDEQSLMDMIRQEEDDDDDDCYYTNGDMDGNMNKNMNGNMNKNMNGNMNKNMNGNMNGHENIIEQFDYAQYISTVSYSQKKNLTQQESLQIYAAFKDLGGNRKKDNFFITFSFWKYVTGKEKKNTR; the protein is encoded by the coding sequence ATGGGATACGCACATAacaacagaagaagaaacaagaaCCTTAGCTGCTCCGATGTTGGCTATTatttaaaaggaaagggttcCCTGAGAAAttgcaaagaaaataatcCAGTGGAATTGTATGATCAGAATATACATTATGGCGGGGTGTTCCACACACATAACGATGTGTTGCGTGGAGGACAAGGCATGGGATATTTTaacagaagaataaaaaatacatataattATTGCAGAGATGATGTTGTAAGGGAGAATGTTGGAGAGGTTAATTACGTTTTTTACGAGCCACTCAGGTATCCTGCCTTTAAGATGGCGGATAGGAACAATAGGGGAGGGCCAGAAAATAGTGTCGCCGAGAAAGACGACGCAGAAAGTAACGAACGTGACACATCCGAAGAGGATAAAGTAGTATCCTCCGTGGATTACCCAAATGAGCAGAGCTGTGGTGAGAGCATGACCACGATGAACTTAACCCGTgtgaggaagatgaagaaggaaggggaatgcAGTTCGGGGAAGTTCCACCACGGGGAAAACGCCCAAGTGGCGATGAAGGTGAAGAAGCAAAGGAGTAGAAAGAACAAACTGGAAGTAAGGGTTGATGATCACAGTGGGGATGAATGCACACAGGTGAAGAATCTTCCTGGTGGgaggaaaattcaaaaagaagcaaagcaAGTagatggaaaaaggaaggaccACTTAAATACAAACTCCACAATGGATTCGCAAATGAGTACACGACTCTCCGACGGAGAGTGTGAGTTGCCTCCCATTGAAgggaagagaggaaaaacaaaccTCTTCATCCCGATAACTGCTCCAAGAGTACATAGACACCCAAGTCAAATTACAAATGAAGTGAAGTTCATTTTACACATGACCATCTTAACTCTTTACAAAGACCAGGTGAAGccttcatacaaaaaaattaagcagaGACTACAATCCTTCCATCAGAATGAAGAATTGAAAAACCACTTTCTGGAAATATGCTTGTTTCTGCAGAATGAATACCTTGTAGTAAAGTCCAGGAGGAATAATATCTTCGTCCTTCTAAGGGAAACTCCCAAATGGTTTAGTGGGTGGATCAAGACAAGGAGTTTTACCAACCCTTATCCTGAGATCATGTGGAGGAAGTTCGCTCGTCATCTTTGGCATGTATGCAGGGCGGGATCCTGGGGAGGACCAACTTCCTCTCAAGGGCACCTTACTCTACAGTTTGCTAAACATTTATGCAGGAAAGGatacttattttttcaaGGTTTAGACACTTTGTTAGGCGAGCATAGTTACTTATACAGCGGGTCTACATATCATGCGACTTCACCCTCTACTCTTCTACATCCTGAACATGCTGAGTACAACAGGCAGTTGTTCACTTTCAATCTCCTCCACGACAGCTTCTCCTACTTTTCGAGCGTAAATGATTCTGCCGTTCGGATAGTCCAGAGTTCCTTCGTCAGTTTGTACCATTCCATTTTGGATGAGGATGGGAACAGGGCCGGGAGCAGCAGGACACGGAGCTCCCACTCGTCATGCACTGAGTCGACACGCCTCGGATCGGCATTCATGGAATCGGTATCCATCGAATCGGTGTCCATCGAGTCGGTGTCCATGGAGTCATCGCACGTCCAGTCGTCATGCCGCGATTCACCAGGCGCCTTGGAACCACCCCCCTGGGAACTCGGCATCGACATATACAGAGCAGCTGATGCACTGAAGAATAAAGctctcccctttttcagAGACTACTCCATCGGAAAAATAGCGCATGTAGTTCAGCTCGGCCTGTACGGTGGCCTCCTGCATGAGGAGGGGCAGGTGATCAAGCCGGCTTGCTGTTCCCGCACCATGGCCGCGTCCGTCTGGGGGCAAGCATCACAAGGCGATAAATCGAACGGTCAGATGGGCGGCCAAACGTGCCACCAACTCAGCAACCAAATGCACAACCAGATGGATGAGAAGATGGTTGAGCAGATGGGCAACTACGTGACCGGCCAAATGAGCGGAGAAGAGGACTACCCCCACTGGAGTGACCTCCTAACCGAGCAACACACACTAATGATGAACTGCGACTTCCTCGAACGGCAAGGCCCCCACATGGAACAGACCCACATGGAACAGATGATCGAGGGAAAGTGCGGAGGAGTACCCGTAGTGCCAACCGCCGAGGAGGCTAaagcaaaaatatatcaGCTCCTAAAAGGAAGTAGAGAAAAAATCATCTTCTTCTGCTCATTGAAGGatctattttttaaaaagtttgaaGAGGTGCTAAATCCTCTCCATTTCGGCTACACAAGTTTAATTgagtttctctttttccagTGCCAAGAAGTGTGCAAGCTCCTCCTCCTAAATAGAAATATCATTTTAGTTCACCCCTCTTGTGATGAGCAGTCTCTAATGGATATGATCAGACAAGAGGAGGACGACGATGACGACGATTGCTACTACACAAATGGGGATATGGATGGgaatatgaataaaaatatgaatggaaatatgaataaaaatatgaatgggaatatgaataaaaatatgaatgggAATATGAATGGGCATGAAAATATAATCGAGCAGTTTGACTACGCGCAATACATCTCCACTGTGTCTTATTCTCAGAAGAAAAATCTGACCCAACAGGAGAGCCTTCAAATATACGCAGCGTTCAAGGACCTCGGAGGAAACAGAAAgaaagataatttttttattaccttttccttttggaaaTATGTAacaggaaaggaaaaaaaaaacacgcgctga
- a CDS encoding PhIL1 interacting protein PIP2, putative, producing the protein MDSEKNSPLEYQETMNDLGEDIEDMEAQSINHGEAKMSVDIKSGKGDKGGEEVDVADAENVESNADNALYIYSTDSAKNILKENLEDYLKQLDFYKSNPKCKIDPAIYMEGTEEVENYVVKEKILITTYYQYIDMYESSIDVEEDLEREEIVYVEVPKYIIKYNPKVITNYIEKTIEVPSGEEIKRPVYKKLNVPYVVPHVVENETQVVLKKIVQPEIHTSNEEIEVEVQKYVPRLVPVNVYVPRYFGLSAKTTDEVEESVHYADLTQEQTDYLMKELNPHLDDLKKFNEEQLERMNEYIRESAQQAESHDLNPPKPELVSYDLDGSIQTLDYSDFTQFKEICQRELTC; encoded by the coding sequence ATGGACAGTGAAAAGAACTCTCCATTGGAATACCAAGAAACAATGAATGATCTTGGAGAGGATATTGAGGATATGGAAGCCCAGAGCATAAATCATGGCGAGGCCAAGATGAGTGTGGACATAAAATCAGGAAAAGGTGACAAGGGAGGAGAGGAAGTTGACGTGGCAGATGCAGAAAACGTAGAAAGTAATGCAGATAACGCCCTGTACATTTACTCAACAGACAGTGCCAAAAATATactaaaggaaaatttagaaGATTACTTGAAGCAACTAGATTTCTACAAAAGCAACCCCAAGTGTAAAATAGATCCAGCAATTTATATGGAAGGAACAGAGGAGGTGGAAAATTATGtcgtgaaggaaaaaatacttaTAACAACATACTATCAGTACATAGATATGTACGAAAGCTCCATCGATGTAGAAGAAGAtttggaaagggaagaaattgtGTATGTAGAAGTTCCAAAGTACATAATTAAATATAACCCTAAGGTAATAACAAATTACATAGAGAAGACGATTGAAGTACCTAGTGGAGAGGAGATAAAGAGACCTGTATACAAGAAGCTGAATGTTCCTTATGTGGTTCCACATGTCGTAGAAAACGAAACACAGGTTGTGTTAAAGAAAATTGTACAACCAGAGATTCATACGTCGAATGAAGAGATAGAAGTTGAAGTGCAAAAATATGTTCCCCGTTTAGTTCCAGTCAATGTCTATGTTCCACGGTACTTTGGGTTATCTGCAAAGACAACAGATGAAGTAGAGGAATCTGTCCATTATGCTGACCTCACCCAGGAACAAACAGACTACCTCATGAAAGAATTAAATCCTCATTTGGATGATCTAAAGAAATTCAATGAGGAACAACTGGAACGGATGAATGAATACATTCGAGAATCTGCACAACAGGCCGAAAGCCATGACTTGAATCCTCCAAAACCAGAACTCGTGTCGTACGACTTGGATGGAAGCATCCAAACCCTTGATTACAGCGACTTCACCCAGTTTAAGGAGATTTGCCAGAGGGAGTTGACTTGTTAG
- a CDS encoding ribosomal protein L17, mitochondrial, putative — MGYTSTLKFVNLGIRRRLIRRAHKQPHHRWDSIKNQLNELLKYGRIETTLTKAKELQGYAEELIYLAKKNNVENNLKVESMLRTAQGRRKLYEYYVPLYRYRPFFFTRVINQWRLRLRDAAPMAFIEFIDRPGELRPAKPVGPDRIKYIYEEMKKNRRNFKQYFHIAKKFNLLDGNDELISDVNFDNLQEHAKRDLWKGDDEEEIQIDPELIKRYEQFGEPMLTGPTKGREPFYVDLPLPSLVEKAFINYRKKFKP, encoded by the exons aTGGGATACACGTCAACGTTAAAATTTGTCAATCTCGGTATTAGGAGGAGGCTCATCCGGAGAGCCCATAAACAGCCTCATCACAGATGGGACAGTATCAAAAATCAGCTAAATGAATTGTTAAAGTATGGGCGCATTGAAACGACCTTAACCAAAGCTAAGGAATTGCAGGGGTATGCAGAAGAGTTAATTTACCTggccaaaaaaaacaatgtgGAGAATAATTTAAAAGTCGAAAGTATGCTAAGAACAGCgcaagggagaagaaaactGTACGAATATTATGTGCCCTTATATCGATAtagacctttttttttcacaagagTTATTAATCAGTGGAGGCTCCGATTACGGGATGCAGCGCCCATGGCATTTATTGAATTTATTGATAGACCCGGTGAATTAAGACCAGCTAAGCCCGTCGGTCCTGACAGAAttaagtacatatatgaagagatgaagaagaaccgAAGGAATTTTAAGCAGTACTTCCATATCGCAAAGAAATTTAATTTGCTTGATGGAAATGATGAGCTAATTTCAGATGTGAATTTTGATAACCTACAGGAGCATGCCAAACGGGACTTg TGGAAAGGAGATGACGAGGAAGAAATCCAGATAGATCCAGAATTGATAAAAAGGTATGAACAGTTTGGAGAACCCATGCTAACTGGACCTACCAAGGGAAGGGAACCTTTCTACGTAGACCTCCCCCTGCCTAGCCTCGTTGAAAAGGCCTTTATAAATTATCGCAAGAAGTTTAAGCCATAA
- a CDS encoding cytochrome c oxidase subunit 2B, putative: MDALRRALGLPRPVAHSENKLLLKNLNEQGNPQVTNVKAEDYPIPKKYLEDPDKIPNYYVFQSNMVTDEDLQPGMLRQLEVDKRLTLPTRTHISFLVTATDVIHSWSIPSLGIKADAIPGRLHKVTTFILREGVYYGQCSEMCGTLHGFMPIVVEAVSPEAYAAHAKKYYRD, encoded by the coding sequence ATGGATGCACTAAGGAGGGCCCTGGGGCTGCCGCGCCCAGTGGCCCACAGCGAAAATAAATTGCTCCTCAAAAATCTGAACGAACAAGGCAACCCCCAAGTGACAAATGTAAAGGCAGAAGACTACCCCATCCCGAAAAAGTATCTAGAAGACCCAGACAAAATCCCCAACTATTATGTGTTTCAGTCCAACATGGTCACGGATGAAGATTTGCAACCGGGGATGTTACGACAGTTGGAAGTTGATAAAAGATTAACTCTGCCGACGAGAActcatatttcttttttagtGACAGCCACTGATGTTATCCACTCCTGGTCCATCCCAAGTCTTGGCATTAAAGCCGATGCTATTCCAGGGCGGCTACACAAGGTAACAACGTTCATATTGAGGGAGGGTGTATACTATGGCCAATGTTCCGAAATGTGCGGCACTCTCCATGGGTTCATGCCCATCGTTGTAGAAGCTGTATCCCCTGAGGCCTACGCGGCGCACGCGAAGAAGTATTACAGGGATTAG
- a CDS encoding PhIL1 interacting protein PIP3, putative encodes MMDAPEKESQTMIFKANGEHMFTSIKGAITQSNQNVTAEDLFLTKNIFQDVQQKVTDGPVKTTTIEKVTKIPKVVFKERLKDKVVKKKKVITKEVEVEQVVDVIENKEEIIYNQVKVPTYVDVPIVHPRQEVYHTEILKNVPKGIELLVKQRLEVPKIKPKYVEVQVPIYVPCYIEVPIPAQYIPIPKGEKKDHFTCGINKDSKFYYENPMVYNNPFMRSAVRAESSNTYSNHHPNLSGKCPVDAEENKSEAIYSSKSSVQNLPLDQSTVDNLVIAGAQ; translated from the coding sequence ATGATGGACGCCCCAGAGAAAGAGAGCCAAACGATGATATTCAAGGCGAATGGAGAGCACATGTTTACTAGTATCAAAGGTGCCATTACACAGTCGAACCAAAATGTTACAGCGGAGGATCTGTTTctaacaaaaaatatttttcaagatGTGCAACAGAAGGTGACTGATGGCCCTGTCAAAACGACGACGATTGAAAAGGTAACGAAGATCCCGAAGGTGGTCTTTAAGGAAAGGTTAAAGGATAaagttgtgaaaaaaaaaaaagttattacGAAAGAAGTAGAGGTTGAACAAGTGGTAGATGTGATAGAAAATaaggaggaaattatttacaACCAAGTGAAGGTACCAACATATGTTGATGTCCCTATAGTGCATCCAAGGCAAGAAGTATACCACactgaaattttaaaaaatgttcctaAGGGGATCGAATTGTTAGTAAAACAAAGATTAGAAGTACCAAAAATAAAGCCAAAGTATGTAGAAGTTCAGGTCCCCATTTATGTTCCATGCTATATAGAAGTACCCATACCTGCTCAATATATTCCTATcccaaaaggagaaaagaaggatcaTTTCACATGTGGAATAAATAAGGActcaaaattttattatgaaAACCCTATGGTTTATAATAACCCTTTCATGCGTAGTGCGGTACGAGCAGAGAGCAGCAACACATACTCCAATCACCACCCTAACTTAAGTGGAAAATGCCCCGTCGATGCGGAGGAGAATAAGTCGGAGGCCATTTATTCGTCCAAAAGTTCTGTGCAAAACTTGCCCCTGGACCAGAGCACCGTAGATAATTTGGTCATCGCGGGTGCACAATAA
- a CDS encoding NADP-specific glutamate dehydrogenase, putative: MVLFLCSMGLFGLISGVLGLSKTNHLKHVAPGFLVTEVAKGAHAQGRGHTNLRSSAHSYGYNTSGSVEDKMDILRKKVKERNKGEPEFLQAFEEVLVSLKPLFKKSNVYLGVLENIAEPERVIQFRVPWVDDKGEHRMNRGFRVQYSSVLGPYKGGLRFHPTVNLSIIKFLGFEQIFKNSLTTLPMGGGKGGSDFDPKGKSPNEILSFCKSFMTNLYRHIGPNTDVPAGDIGVGGREIGYLFGQYKKLSNAFEGVLTGKNIKWGGSNIRAEATGYGAVYFAENALAKVNDNLTGKRCVVSGSGNVAQYLVQKLIQKGAIVLTMSDSDGYIYEPNGLREEHLSYVMELKNVKRGRLKEYADWSSTCKYVEKGKPWEIPCDLAFPCATQNEINQEDANLLIRNKCKMVVEGANMPTHIDAMHLLKKNGVVICPSKAANAGGVAVSGLEMTQNSMRLQWTAQEADEKLQVIMKKIYEQCDGASRLYLGESDLVAGANIAGFLKVADSFQEQGGL, translated from the exons ATGGTTTTATTCCTGTGTTCCATGGGCCTCTTCGGCTTAATTTCCGGCGTTCTCGGGCTTTCGAAGACCAACCACCTCAAGCATGTCGCTCCAG gTTTTCTCGTCACGGAGGTAGCTAAAGGTGCACACGCCCAAGGAAGGG GGCATACGAACCTGCGCAGTAGCGCGCATAGCTATGGATACAACACGAGCGGTTCTGTGGAGGACAAAATGGATATACTGAGGAAGAAagttaaagaaagaaacaaaggAGAGCCGGAATTCTTGCAGGCATTTGAAGAAGTTCTAGTATCTCTCAAACCATTATTCAAAAAAAGCAATGTGTACCTAGGAGTGTTAGAAAATATTGCAGAGCCTGAAAGAGTAATTCAGTTTAGAGTACCATGGGTAGATGATAAAGGAGAGCATAGGATGAATAGAGGGTTCAGAGTTCAATACAGTTCCGTTCTGGGACCATATAAAGGAGGACTCCGTTTTCACCCCACTGTGAATCTAAGCATTATAAAGTTTCTAGGTTTCGAACAGATATTTAAGAATAGCTTGACGACGTTACCTATGGGTGGTGGCAAAGGTGGTTCGGATTTTGATCCAAAGGGAAAATCCCCGAATGAGATCCTCTCCTTTTGCAAATCCTTCATGACAAATTTGTATAGGCACATTGGTCCGAACACAGATGTGCCTGCAGGGGATATCGGTgttggaggaagagaaattgGTTACCTCTTCGGTCAGTATAAAAAGCTAAGTAACGCTTTCGAAGGTGTTTTAACAGGCAAGAATATCAAATGGGGTGGAAGTAATATCAGGGCTGAAGCAACAGGTTATGGAGCAGTCTACTTTGCAGAAAATGCACTAGCCAAGGTAAACGATAATTTAACGGGTAAACGATGTGTTGTTAGTGGAAGTGGAAACGTTGCACAGTACTTGGTGCAGAAGCTTATTCAAAAAGGAGCTATCGTTTTAACAATGAGTGATAGTGATGGATACAtctatgaaccgaatggtctTAGGGAAGAGCATCTATCTTATGTGATGGaattgaaaaatgtgaaaagaggaagactCAAGGAGTATGCGGATTGGTCTTCTACGTGTAAATACGTTGAGAAAGGAAAACCATGGGAGATTCCATGTGACCTTGCCTTCCCCTGTGCTACTCAAAACGAGATTAATCAAGAAGATGCTAATTTGTTAATAAGAAACAAATGTAAGATGGTTGTAGAAGGAGCAAATATGCCAACCCACATTGACGCCATGCAtttactgaaaaaaaacggtGTTGTGATTTGCCCCTCCAAAGCTGCGAATGCAGGGGGTGTAGCTGTCAGTGGATTAGAAATGACACAGAATTCTATGCGACTACAATGGACTGCACAGGAGGCAGACGAGAAACTGCAGGTTATTATGAAGAAGATCTACGAACAGTGCGACGGGGCATCTAGGCTTTACCTTGGGGAGTCTGACCTCGTGGCGGGTGCCAACATCGCAGGCTTTCTCAAGGTGGCCGACTCCTTCCAGGAGCAAGGCGGCCTTTGA